From Halapricum desulfuricans, a single genomic window includes:
- a CDS encoding universal stress protein has protein sequence MYEKILFPFDGSDGAAEVLHHAGELAHWADGSIRLLYVADTNEASVTRVGGEVVDGLIERGEEILTEGGGALDTLEVQYTTDVVQGTPAETIVEYGDEHDFDVIVMPTQGRSGLSRYLLGSVTEKVVRLSETPVLTARMASDEKFVVPFDRLLVPTDGSEAAESAAKHAFDLATAMDAEIHALSVIDTGAFGSDARTEQLASAGEQHAREAVETIENAAQKEGMGAVTSHVETGSPAAEIRDVVEREGIDAVVMGTTGRQGVERILLGSVAEKAVRSVPVPVITVRNGPRALL, from the coding sequence ATGTACGAAAAGATCCTCTTTCCGTTCGACGGGAGCGACGGGGCGGCCGAAGTACTCCACCACGCGGGCGAGCTCGCCCACTGGGCGGACGGCTCGATCCGGCTGTTGTACGTCGCGGACACCAACGAGGCCAGCGTCACGCGTGTCGGCGGCGAGGTCGTCGACGGCCTGATCGAGCGGGGAGAGGAGATCCTCACGGAAGGAGGTGGCGCGCTCGATACGCTCGAGGTGCAATACACGACGGACGTCGTCCAGGGGACGCCCGCGGAGACGATCGTCGAATACGGCGACGAGCACGACTTCGACGTGATCGTGATGCCGACACAGGGGCGCAGCGGCCTGTCACGGTACCTGCTCGGGAGCGTTACCGAAAAGGTCGTCCGCCTCTCGGAGACTCCCGTCCTGACGGCCCGGATGGCCAGCGACGAGAAGTTCGTCGTCCCGTTCGACCGGCTCCTCGTGCCGACTGACGGGAGCGAGGCGGCCGAGAGCGCGGCGAAACACGCCTTCGATCTGGCGACCGCGATGGACGCCGAAATACACGCGCTGTCGGTCATCGACACCGGGGCCTTCGGTTCGGACGCCCGGACGGAGCAACTGGCCAGCGCGGGCGAGCAACACGCGAGAGAGGCCGTCGAAACCATCGAGAACGCCGCCCAGAAGGAAGGGATGGGTGCCGTGACGAGCCACGTCGAAACCGGGTCGCCCGCGGCGGAGATTCGTGACGTCGTCGAGCGCGAGGGAATCGACGCCGTCGTGATGGGGACGACCGGTCGCCAGGGGGTCGAACGGATCCTGCTCGGCAGCGTCGCCGAGAAGGCCGTCCGGTCGGTTCCGGTGCCGGTCATCACGGTCCGAAACGGCCCCCGAGCGTTGCTGTAG
- a CDS encoding DUF7504 family protein has protein sequence MTAQLQDAYAFPELPLDPVDAGTNLLLTGPPLVGTQRLLLSMVTGADEGEGLLFVSADEDGVSIIEDYETAGHTFDPSRMCVIDCTDHSPESTGAVRQVSGPSDLTGIGIEFSSLYESLRESGVDRARVGLYSIPTLLAFAEDFRAVYRFLHTVTGRIRTADGLGVFAIDPDAIDDEAFATVAQAFDARVIVREGDDGPEFRVRGLPDQPDGWHPVP, from the coding sequence ATGACGGCCCAACTACAGGACGCATACGCGTTCCCGGAACTGCCGCTCGATCCGGTCGACGCCGGAACGAACTTGTTGCTCACCGGCCCGCCGCTGGTCGGGACCCAGCGACTCCTGCTCTCGATGGTCACCGGGGCCGACGAGGGCGAGGGTCTGCTGTTCGTCTCGGCCGACGAGGACGGAGTCAGCATCATCGAGGACTACGAGACGGCCGGGCACACGTTCGACCCCAGCCGGATGTGTGTCATCGACTGCACCGACCACAGTCCGGAGTCGACCGGCGCTGTCAGGCAGGTCTCGGGGCCGAGCGACCTCACGGGCATCGGCATCGAGTTCTCCTCGCTGTACGAATCGCTGCGCGAGAGCGGCGTCGACCGAGCACGGGTCGGGCTGTACTCGATCCCGACGCTGCTTGCATTCGCCGAGGACTTCCGGGCAGTCTATCGATTCTTGCATACTGTTACCGGCCGGATCAGGACCGCCGACGGACTCGGCGTGTTCGCGATCGATCCCGACGCGATCGACGACGAGGCCTTCGCGACAGTTGCGCAGGCGTTCGACGCTCGCGTGATCGTTCGAGAGGGTGACGATGGCCCGGAATTTCGGGTCCGCGGGCTGCCCGACCAGCCCGACGGTTGGCATCCGGTCCCGTGA
- a CDS encoding GAF domain-containing protein, which produces MSGDEAVSLLYVDPDEQACLETRTDLEASPLLDVDVRTCSSLSTAIETLEADAIDCVVTEYELSDATGIDLLDRLRDDRPDVPCILYTDVGPDAIHTGAARDAVVEYLPRDIPDPVRSLARLVRNVLDERSQLAYPLPETEDERLAAIQRYDVDDLEATTAVDRLTELLANHFDVAVAFVGIVDAHEERFLACKGADWDRLDREDAICSHTLLEDEHLIVEHVQSDARFADIEVLAELDIRSYAGVPLTTPDGLPIGAMCLIHDEPRSYSDDDIEDLHRFAEELMEQLELRRRLSDVERAVPKPDHEGIK; this is translated from the coding sequence ATGTCAGGCGACGAGGCCGTCTCACTCCTCTATGTCGACCCCGACGAGCAGGCGTGCCTGGAGACGCGGACCGATCTCGAAGCGTCTCCGCTGCTCGACGTGGACGTCCGGACCTGCAGCTCCCTCTCGACGGCGATTGAGACGCTGGAAGCCGACGCAATCGACTGCGTCGTCACCGAGTACGAACTGTCCGATGCCACCGGGATCGACCTGCTGGACCGGCTCAGAGACGACCGCCCGGACGTTCCCTGTATCCTCTACACCGACGTCGGGCCGGATGCGATCCACACTGGGGCTGCGCGGGACGCCGTCGTCGAATACCTCCCGCGAGACATCCCGGACCCGGTCCGGTCGCTGGCCCGGCTCGTCCGGAACGTCCTCGACGAACGCAGCCAGCTCGCCTACCCCCTCCCGGAGACAGAAGACGAGCGACTGGCGGCCATCCAGCGCTACGATGTCGACGACCTCGAGGCGACGACGGCGGTCGATCGTCTCACCGAACTGCTCGCCAACCACTTCGACGTCGCTGTCGCGTTCGTCGGGATCGTCGACGCACACGAGGAGCGGTTTCTCGCCTGCAAGGGGGCCGACTGGGACCGCCTCGACCGTGAGGACGCTATCTGTAGCCACACACTGCTCGAGGACGAACACCTGATCGTCGAACACGTCCAGTCCGACGCGCGGTTCGCCGACATTGAGGTCCTTGCGGAGCTGGACATCCGATCGTATGCGGGCGTGCCACTGACGACTCCCGATGGGCTTCCGATCGGCGCGATGTGCCTCATCCACGACGAGCCCCGGTCGTATTCCGACGACGACATCGAGGATCTGCACCGCTTCGCCGAGGAACTGATGGAGCAACTGGAACTGCGCCGACGGCTCTCGGACGTCGAGCGGGCCGTTCCGAAACCCGATCACGAGGGGATCAAATGA
- a CDS encoding efflux RND transporter permease subunit, which yields MIDHERVLDALSHWIVDNPERIVVAFLLVTAVFAGGLSGVEIDSGTDRFFESVPEHDTQQYVDDQFGATFETGEDTTQLVVTDENVFSKRAVLRTLELQQDLQSDPSLRVRETTGLATGIAQVLDPFATTPEQRIQAVETASPAEIRDAARTLLDRRPGITQVLSEDRNLEEPRASATIVVVTHTVPEGDQATLESIQERMKGTAETADGDIRVFGAAIQQAGFDQAIFESLSLIVPAVVVFILLCLVLAYRDPIDLLLALVSLIFALVWTFGFMGYAGIRFNLMMIAVPVILLGVGIDFGIHAVNRYREERVDGAEPRESMLLANDQLLVAFFIVTVTTVIGFLANVTSKLEPVREFGLVVAVGLVFTFFVFGIFLPALKLATDRRRAALGIGQFSIAPFGGEDSRLGAALRSSAVVAKRHPFALLAVILLITGAAGASATNVESKFETEDFLPYADHPPQIEVIPEEIAPSEFEITDTSNYIKDTFETTNTEQVTVYVEGPMEQDNALEVVHRAGADPPPSFVREDGRAVSQGLISVIRTYANQDPEFAAMVERNDLTDNGVPDRNLDAIYAELLRSEYADQAEQYLTEDRRATKVVYQVESSSTQKEITADSRAFAADVHFDAEATGDTIVFRALTEALMSSAVVSFAVAFGLTAVFLVVVFGLLEGRWSLGLATMAPIVVAVVMLVGSMPVLGIAFNALTATILAITIGLGVAYSVHIVHRFIDEYDERGDVHGSLLTTLGGTGGGVTASMLTTSGSVACMTLAVNPILGQFGLLTAISTFYSYVTAIVVLPLALRAWARLFG from the coding sequence GTGATCGATCACGAGCGCGTGCTCGACGCGCTGAGTCACTGGATCGTCGACAACCCCGAGCGGATCGTCGTCGCGTTCCTGCTCGTGACGGCCGTGTTCGCCGGCGGACTCAGCGGCGTCGAGATCGACTCCGGGACCGATCGGTTCTTCGAGAGCGTCCCGGAACACGACACCCAGCAGTACGTCGACGATCAGTTCGGCGCGACCTTCGAGACGGGCGAGGACACGACACAGCTCGTCGTCACCGACGAGAACGTCTTCAGCAAGCGCGCCGTGTTGCGGACGCTCGAACTCCAGCAGGATCTCCAGTCCGACCCGTCGTTGCGGGTGCGCGAGACGACCGGGCTCGCGACCGGGATCGCACAGGTGCTCGATCCGTTCGCGACGACGCCCGAACAGCGGATTCAGGCCGTCGAGACGGCGTCACCGGCCGAGATACGGGACGCAGCCAGAACGTTGCTCGATCGCAGACCGGGGATCACACAGGTGTTGAGCGAGGACCGCAACCTCGAGGAGCCGCGGGCATCCGCGACGATCGTTGTCGTCACACACACAGTCCCCGAAGGCGATCAGGCGACGCTGGAATCCATCCAGGAGCGGATGAAAGGCACCGCTGAAACCGCGGACGGGGACATCCGGGTCTTCGGCGCGGCGATCCAGCAGGCCGGGTTCGATCAGGCGATCTTCGAGTCGCTGTCGTTGATCGTGCCGGCGGTGGTCGTGTTCATCCTGCTGTGTCTCGTGCTCGCCTACCGGGATCCGATCGATCTGTTGCTAGCGCTCGTGAGCCTGATCTTCGCGCTCGTCTGGACGTTCGGGTTCATGGGCTATGCCGGCATCAGGTTCAACCTCATGATGATCGCCGTCCCGGTGATTTTGCTCGGCGTGGGGATCGACTTCGGGATTCACGCCGTCAACCGCTACCGCGAGGAGCGGGTCGACGGCGCCGAGCCCCGCGAGAGCATGCTGCTGGCCAACGATCAGTTGCTAGTTGCCTTCTTCATCGTCACGGTGACGACCGTCATCGGCTTTCTAGCAAACGTCACCAGCAAGCTCGAACCGGTCCGGGAGTTCGGCCTCGTCGTCGCGGTCGGACTCGTCTTCACCTTTTTTGTGTTCGGGATCTTCCTGCCCGCGCTGAAGCTCGCGACCGACCGCCGTCGGGCAGCGCTGGGGATCGGACAGTTCTCGATCGCGCCATTCGGCGGGGAGGACTCCCGTCTGGGCGCCGCGCTTCGATCAAGCGCCGTCGTCGCCAAACGCCATCCGTTCGCACTGCTGGCGGTGATCCTGCTGATCACCGGCGCGGCCGGCGCGTCGGCGACCAACGTCGAGTCGAAGTTCGAGACCGAGGACTTCCTGCCCTACGCCGACCATCCGCCACAGATCGAGGTCATTCCCGAAGAGATCGCCCCCTCCGAGTTCGAGATTACTGACACGTCGAATTACATCAAAGACACCTTCGAGACGACCAACACCGAACAGGTGACCGTCTACGTCGAGGGGCCGATGGAGCAGGACAACGCCCTCGAAGTCGTCCATCGTGCGGGGGCGGATCCGCCCCCGTCGTTCGTCCGCGAGGACGGGCGTGCGGTCTCGCAGGGCCTGATTTCGGTCATCCGGACCTACGCAAACCAAGACCCTGAGTTCGCGGCGATGGTCGAGCGCAACGACCTCACCGACAACGGCGTCCCCGACCGGAACCTCGATGCGATCTACGCGGAGCTGTTGCGCTCGGAGTACGCCGATCAAGCCGAGCAGTACCTCACCGAGGACCGCCGCGCGACGAAGGTCGTCTACCAGGTCGAATCGAGTTCGACCCAGAAGGAGATCACCGCGGACTCACGCGCGTTCGCGGCGGACGTACACTTCGACGCGGAGGCGACCGGGGACACGATCGTCTTCCGGGCGCTGACCGAGGCGCTGATGTCCTCTGCCGTGGTGAGTTTCGCAGTCGCGTTCGGTCTGACGGCGGTCTTCCTCGTGGTCGTGTTCGGCCTGCTGGAAGGGCGGTGGTCGCTCGGACTGGCGACGATGGCCCCGATCGTCGTCGCCGTCGTCATGCTCGTCGGCTCGATGCCGGTGCTCGGGATCGCGTTCAACGCGCTGACGGCGACGATCCTGGCGATCACGATCGGGCTCGGCGTCGCCTATTCCGTCCACATCGTCCATCGCTTCATCGACGAGTACGACGAGCGCGGGGACGTCCACGGCTCGCTGTTGACGACGCTCGGGGGCACCGGCGGCGGCGTCACCGCGAGCATGCTCACTACTTCCGGCAGCGTCGCGTGTATGACCCTGGCGGTCAACCCCATTCTCGGGCAGTTCGGACTGTTGACCGCGATCAGCACCTTCTACTCGTACGTGACTGCCATCGTCGTTCTGCCGCTCGCACTGCGTGCGTGGGCACGGCTGTTCGGGTGA
- a CDS encoding formyltetrahydrofolate deformylase, which yields MTEITVVGEDDTGLIANVTSLLFERGINIEDLDQAVREGVFRMTMHVDTGEMVCTEAKLREDLRELGDELDVDIKVRFPKDRETQSIAVLVTKESHCLEAIFEAWASGELGADIDVVIGNHSDLEPLAEKYEVPFHDIGDEKGTPDEAELLDLLEEYDSDLIVLARYMRILSPDVVFRYEKQIINVHPSLLPAFPGASAYMQAIEEGVRIAGVTAHYVTTDLDQGPIITQRAFNVPDDATEEQLQRIGQPLEAEALLEAIKLHLDQEVSVHRGRTKLRNPEETDAQLGAPEQLDELTPDRPVDGLGEFLAEQDDAQAEADD from the coding sequence ATGACCGAGATCACGGTCGTCGGCGAGGACGACACCGGACTGATCGCCAACGTCACCTCGCTGTTGTTCGAGCGTGGCATCAACATTGAGGACCTCGACCAGGCCGTCCGGGAGGGAGTCTTCCGGATGACGATGCACGTCGACACCGGCGAGATGGTCTGTACGGAGGCGAAACTCCGCGAGGACCTCCGAGAGCTGGGCGACGAACTCGACGTCGACATCAAGGTCCGCTTCCCGAAAGACCGGGAGACCCAGTCGATCGCCGTCCTCGTGACGAAGGAATCGCACTGTCTGGAAGCGATCTTCGAGGCCTGGGCCAGCGGCGAACTCGGGGCCGACATCGACGTGGTGATCGGCAACCACTCCGACCTGGAGCCCCTCGCCGAGAAGTACGAGGTCCCGTTCCACGACATCGGCGACGAGAAGGGCACGCCCGACGAGGCGGAGCTGCTCGATCTGCTCGAGGAGTACGACTCGGATCTGATCGTACTGGCCCGATACATGCGCATTCTCAGCCCGGACGTCGTCTTCCGGTACGAGAAACAGATCATCAACGTCCATCCGAGCCTGCTGCCCGCGTTCCCGGGCGCGTCGGCGTACATGCAGGCCATCGAGGAGGGCGTTCGTATCGCCGGCGTGACCGCCCACTACGTGACGACCGACCTCGATCAGGGGCCGATCATCACCCAGCGCGCGTTCAACGTCCCCGACGACGCCACCGAGGAACAGCTCCAGCGGATCGGCCAGCCGCTGGAGGCCGAAGCACTGCTTGAAGCGATCAAACTCCACCTCGACCAAGAGGTCTCGGTCCATCGCGGCCGCACGAAGCTCCGCAACCCCGAAGAAACCGACGCGCAGTTGGGCGCACCGGAGCAGCTAGACGAACTCACTCCCGACCGGCCGGTCGACGGGCTCGGGGAGTTCCTCGCGGAGCAAGACGACGCCCAGGCCGAAGCCGACGACTAG
- a CDS encoding phosphoribosylaminoimidazolesuccinocarboxamide synthase, whose protein sequence is MTSVKDFRVDEEPTAEALGRGAFVFTDDYSVFDWGKMPDEIPHKGASLCAMGARNFELLEQNHVPTHYEGVAIDGDAVGAADSRVTVDLADALAAGVAPREMAISLTQVPDLPHDGDDYDYDAYHDAAGENYLIPLEIVFRNTVPVGSSLRKRTDPADHGLDYNVWPDEPVDLPQPVVEFSTKYERQDRYLDREEADRIAGTVDIDRLEELALSVDHILNRQAERAGFVHEDGKIECLYYRGEIRVADVVGTFDENRFSYDGQEVSKEVIRQYHKRTQPEWVEAVSEAKSEADERGVADWKSLCDRTPEPLDDAVIEAASDLYCAGTNAYVGSDIFDAPDIGDAVEAVQEL, encoded by the coding sequence ATGACCAGCGTCAAAGACTTCCGCGTCGACGAGGAGCCGACCGCCGAGGCACTCGGCCGCGGGGCGTTCGTGTTCACCGACGACTACTCCGTGTTCGACTGGGGGAAGATGCCCGACGAGATACCCCACAAGGGCGCGTCGCTGTGCGCGATGGGCGCACGCAACTTCGAGCTGCTCGAACAGAACCACGTCCCGACACACTACGAGGGCGTCGCCATCGACGGGGACGCGGTCGGGGCCGCGGACTCGCGGGTGACGGTGGATCTCGCGGACGCGCTCGCCGCCGGGGTCGCGCCCCGCGAGATGGCGATCTCGCTGACACAGGTCCCCGACCTTCCCCACGACGGTGACGACTACGATTACGACGCCTACCACGACGCCGCCGGGGAGAACTATCTGATCCCCCTGGAGATCGTCTTCCGGAACACTGTCCCGGTCGGGTCCTCGCTGCGCAAGCGCACTGACCCCGCCGATCACGGCCTGGACTACAATGTCTGGCCCGACGAGCCGGTCGACCTTCCCCAGCCGGTCGTCGAGTTCTCGACGAAATACGAGCGCCAGGACCGGTATCTCGACCGTGAGGAGGCCGACCGGATCGCCGGGACGGTCGATATCGACCGGCTGGAAGAGCTCGCGCTGTCGGTCGATCACATCCTGAACCGGCAGGCCGAGCGGGCCGGGTTCGTCCACGAGGACGGCAAGATCGAGTGTCTCTACTATCGGGGCGAGATCCGCGTCGCCGACGTGGTCGGCACCTTCGACGAGAACCGCTTTTCCTACGACGGCCAGGAGGTCAGCAAGGAGGTCATCCGCCAGTACCACAAGCGCACCCAACCCGAATGGGTCGAGGCCGTCTCCGAGGCCAAATCCGAGGCCGACGAGCGTGGGGTCGCCGACTGGAAGTCGCTGTGCGATCGCACTCCGGAGCCGCTCGACGACGCCGTGATCGAGGCCGCGAGCGATCTCTACTGTGCCGGCACGAACGCCTACGTCGGCAGCGATATCTTCGACGCCCCCGATATCGGGGACGCCGTCGAAGCCGTGCAGGAATTGTAG
- a CDS encoding COG1361 S-layer family protein, producing MTRTRRSGGRGERIVALALVTLLVASSIGGVITFETGIARAATSGYVEGTPYLNASAPDAQLTPGEDGSISVSLTNNAEIDDNNETHPAGARERAGEARSIEVNVSDTRDAPLTVETGAQQAGTIQDGDTGGPYTFDVQVEEDAEPGTYEVNVTTDYRHAKNVTYDEVADGEYQYSEEVINRTETSTITVEIEPEPDIAVEYDYHDVPVGGEGIVYVNVHNDGGEGVTDATLSLSSSDSDFYFGSGTATSETNIGDLGAGETKVRRFRAGTVESAVDRPYPIDATVQYTDSDDNQASQSDSFSIVPDERTRFTVGELTHDVPRGGEGTVTMNVTHTAGKDLEDVTVTATTNDGDVYLGSQGSRSSSTQFDQWGARQARQLTFRAGTDDSAVNRSYPIELEFQYTDSEDNDNTRTTTVEFSPRERSEFRVRELAHSVPQAGEGTITMNVTQIVGKDIEDVTVTATAPDTAVYLGTEASQSATTRFEQWDDGDSQQLTFRAGTDDSAVDRSYPIELQFEYTDSEDNDNTRTEYVQFTPRARPDFSVRTVDQQVPREGTGYLTVNVTSAVPRNISEVTVTATSPDSEVYLGSEASPSGTAFVETWRAGERRQLTFRPGTTANAVADRSYPIELQFQYTDSQNNDNTRTEYVQFTPRERPQFTVESVDHGVPIGDSGLIEVTLRNEGPLNATDATLTASSNVDALFFGTGGAQDPVEAPGGFSFEPPQTGTPTSAAYIGEWAAGETRTVTLRGGFDENAIRQAYTADLSVDYENEYGDDMPTRSTTVGIEPAPEQTFDFERVESDLYVGEEGDLIGEVTNRANRTVDGVVVTVANDRQAINFYNTRYAVGRLEPGESATFRYRVGVTGEAAHGPKLFELSTRYRGSEGTVQQTDSRDLSVEVRPERDDFSIERTDGSFNPGGGGSLTLTVTNQRNETVSNVQAKLFSDDPLDSSDDEAFVSSLEPGESETVTFDLSVGASAMAKDYSVSVDFRYDNARGESQLSDTYRVPVTVEVSDSGLSPAFIGGGLVLVLVAIALLVWWFDLVSALRERLSS from the coding sequence ATGACCCGAACGCGGCGATCGGGGGGCCGAGGCGAACGGATCGTCGCGCTCGCGCTCGTGACCCTGCTCGTGGCGAGTTCGATCGGCGGCGTCATCACGTTCGAGACGGGTATCGCCAGGGCAGCCACGTCCGGATACGTCGAAGGGACGCCGTATCTCAACGCCAGCGCGCCCGACGCGCAGCTGACGCCCGGAGAAGACGGCTCGATTTCGGTCAGCCTGACGAACAACGCCGAGATCGACGACAACAACGAGACCCACCCGGCCGGGGCGCGCGAGCGGGCCGGTGAGGCACGGTCGATCGAGGTCAACGTCAGTGATACACGGGACGCGCCGTTGACAGTCGAGACGGGGGCACAGCAGGCCGGCACGATCCAGGACGGCGACACGGGCGGGCCGTACACGTTCGACGTACAGGTCGAGGAGGACGCCGAACCGGGCACCTACGAGGTGAACGTCACGACCGACTACCGCCACGCGAAGAACGTCACCTACGACGAGGTCGCCGACGGCGAGTACCAGTACAGCGAAGAAGTCATCAATCGGACGGAAACCAGTACAATCACCGTCGAGATCGAGCCCGAACCCGACATCGCGGTCGAGTACGATTACCACGACGTCCCCGTCGGAGGCGAGGGGATCGTCTACGTCAACGTGCACAACGACGGCGGCGAGGGTGTCACGGACGCGACGCTATCGCTGAGTTCGAGCGACTCCGACTTCTATTTCGGCTCGGGCACGGCAACCTCCGAGACGAATATCGGTGATCTGGGAGCCGGGGAAACGAAGGTGCGCCGGTTCCGCGCGGGGACCGTCGAGAGCGCGGTCGATCGACCCTATCCGATCGACGCGACGGTCCAGTACACCGACAGCGACGACAACCAGGCGAGTCAGTCCGACTCGTTTTCGATCGTCCCGGACGAGCGGACGCGCTTTACCGTCGGGGAGTTGACCCACGACGTGCCCCGTGGCGGTGAAGGCACCGTCACGATGAACGTGACCCATACCGCCGGCAAGGACCTCGAAGACGTCACCGTCACCGCGACCACCAACGACGGTGACGTGTATCTCGGATCCCAGGGCTCGCGGTCCTCGTCCACGCAGTTCGATCAGTGGGGTGCCCGGCAGGCCCGCCAACTTACCTTCCGGGCCGGGACCGACGACAGCGCCGTCAACCGCTCCTATCCGATCGAACTGGAGTTTCAGTATACCGACAGCGAGGACAACGACAACACGCGGACGACGACAGTCGAGTTCTCCCCACGCGAGCGAAGCGAGTTTCGCGTCAGGGAGCTCGCCCACAGCGTGCCCCAGGCCGGTGAGGGCACCATCACGATGAACGTCACGCAGATCGTCGGCAAGGACATCGAGGACGTCACCGTCACCGCGACGGCCCCCGACACGGCGGTGTATCTCGGCACAGAGGCCTCTCAGTCGGCGACGACACGATTCGAACAGTGGGACGACGGCGACTCCCAGCAGCTCACCTTCCGGGCCGGCACGGACGACAGCGCCGTCGATCGCTCCTATCCCATCGAGTTGCAGTTCGAATACACCGACAGCGAGGACAACGACAACACCCGCACCGAGTACGTCCAGTTCACGCCGCGGGCGCGACCGGATTTTTCGGTTCGGACGGTCGACCAGCAGGTCCCTCGCGAGGGAACCGGATACCTGACTGTCAACGTGACCAGTGCGGTCCCACGGAACATCTCGGAAGTGACAGTAACCGCGACATCCCCGGATTCGGAGGTCTATCTCGGCTCGGAAGCCTCCCCGTCGGGGACGGCGTTCGTCGAGACCTGGAGGGCGGGCGAGCGAAGACAGCTCACCTTCCGTCCGGGAACGACCGCGAACGCGGTCGCCGACCGGAGCTATCCCATCGAGTTGCAGTTCCAGTACACTGACAGCCAGAACAACGACAACACCCGCACCGAGTACGTCCAGTTCACGCCGCGGGAGCGTCCGCAGTTCACAGTCGAATCAGTCGATCACGGGGTTCCGATCGGCGACAGCGGACTGATCGAGGTGACGTTGCGAAACGAGGGGCCGTTGAACGCGACCGACGCGACGCTGACGGCCAGTTCGAACGTCGACGCGCTGTTCTTCGGAACGGGCGGCGCACAGGACCCGGTCGAGGCCCCGGGCGGGTTCTCCTTCGAACCGCCCCAAACGGGAACCCCGACCTCGGCCGCCTACATCGGCGAGTGGGCCGCGGGCGAGACCCGGACGGTGACGCTCCGGGGCGGATTCGACGAGAACGCGATCCGGCAGGCCTACACGGCGGATCTCAGCGTCGATTACGAGAACGAATACGGCGACGATATGCCAACTCGATCGACGACAGTCGGGATCGAACCCGCGCCCGAGCAGACGTTCGACTTCGAGCGCGTCGAGAGCGACCTCTACGTCGGCGAGGAGGGCGACCTAATCGGGGAAGTCACGAACCGCGCGAACCGGACCGTCGACGGCGTCGTCGTCACCGTCGCGAACGACCGGCAGGCGATCAACTTCTACAACACGCGCTACGCGGTGGGACGGCTCGAACCGGGCGAGTCCGCGACGTTCCGCTATCGCGTCGGCGTCACCGGGGAGGCCGCACACGGCCCGAAGCTGTTCGAACTCTCCACGCGGTATCGCGGCAGCGAGGGGACGGTCCAGCAGACCGACTCGCGGGACCTCTCCGTCGAGGTCCGGCCCGAGCGTGACGATTTCTCGATCGAGCGCACGGACGGGTCGTTCAATCCCGGAGGGGGTGGATCGCTGACACTCACCGTCACCAACCAGCGCAACGAGACTGTCTCGAACGTCCAGGCGAAACTGTTCAGCGACGATCCGCTCGACAGCAGTGACGACGAGGCGTTCGTCTCGTCGCTCGAACCCGGCGAGTCGGAGACGGTGACGTTCGACCTGTCAGTCGGCGCGAGCGCGATGGCCAAAGACTACTCCGTCTCGGTGGATTTCCGGTACGATAACGCTCGCGGCGAGAGTCAACTCTCGGATACCTACCGAGTGCCGGTGACCGTCGAAGTCTCCGATTCTGGCCTCAGTCCGGCGTTCATCGGGGGCGGGCTCGTCCTGGTCCTGGTCGCCATCGCGCTGCTGGTCTGGTGGTTCGATCTCGTTAGCGCGCTACGCGAGCGACTGAGCAGCTGA